A region of the Methylobacterium nodulans ORS 2060 genome:
GGCCATTGAGCCCGGATCAGCGCCGGGTACCGGGATCGGTGGGGCCGCCCGGCAGGTAGTCGGGTTCGGAGCCGGGGCCCTTGGGGTCGGTCACGCCGGGATCGTTGACGGGGTAGGGGCTGCGCGGGCCGGTCGGTCCGGTATCCGGCAACTCGTCCGGCGGTTTGGGCGGCAGGTCGGTGGGAGGGGTGCCGCCGGGATCGGGCAGGCCAGGGTTGGCCATGGTCGTGCCTCCTCTGTTGGCGTTCGGGAGACAACCGAAGGGCCGCAGAGGAGTTCCGGTGGGGAACCGCTGCGGGCGGGAAACGGTCGCAGGCGGGAACTGCGGCAGGCGGGCTCTGTTGCCCGGTCGAGTTCCCTTACCTTGGAGACATCCGATGCCCGATATTCGGCAGGCGAAGATCCTCATCATGGCGACCGACGGTTTCGAGCAGTCGGAACTCGAAGTGCCGAAGGCGAAGCTGAGCGAAGCCGGCGCCACGGTCACGGTGGCGGCTCCGAAGTCCCGCCGGAGCGGCGATTCCATCCGCGGCTGGGACAAGACGGATTGGGGGCGCCCGGTGAAGGTCGATGCCGACATCGAGAGCGTGGATCCGTCCGCCTACGACGCCCTGGTGCTGCCCGGCGGTCAGATCAATCCGGACAAGCTGCGGCTGGAGCCGAAGGCGCTGGAGATCCTGCGCGGCTTCCTCGCCAGCGGGAAGGTCGTCGCCGCGATCTGCCACGCGCCCTGGCTGCTGGTCGAGGTCGGCGCCGCCAAGGGGCGCCGGATGACCTCCTACGCCTCGATCAAGACGGACGTCATCAACGCGGGCGCCGATTGGCGCGACGAGGCCGTCGTCACCGATCAGGGCATCATCACGAGCCGCAATCCCGGCGACCTCGACGCCTTCTCGGCCAAGATCATCGAAGAGGTCCAGGAAGGCCGCCACGGCCGCGCCGCAGCCTGACAGCGGGAGCCCAGAGGGCCTTTCGGCCCTCTGGCGCGGGGTGCGCGGGCACTTGAGCCCCCGCGCGGGGCGTAAGCCCCGGATCAGGCATCCTGTCCCTCGGGCTCGACCAGGATCTCGCGCTTGCCGGCATGGTTGGCGGGACCGACGATGCCCTCGCGCTCCATCCGCTCCATCAGCGAGGCCGCCCGGTTGTAGCCGATCTGCAGCCGCCGCTGGATGTAGCTCGTCGACGCCTTCTTGTCCCGCAGCACCACCGCCACCGCCTGGTCGTAGAGGTCGCCGCCCGGCTCGCCGAAGGAGCCCTGGTCGAACACGGCGCTGTCCGGCTCGGCGGCACCCTCCTCGCCCTCCTCCGCGGTGATCGCGTCGAGATAGGCGGGCCGGCCTTGGCGCTTGAGATGGGCCACCACCGCCTCGACCTCGTCGTCCGACACGAACGGGCCATGCACCCGGGTGGTGCGCCCGCCGCCGGCCATGAACAGCATGTCGCCCTGCCCCAGCAGCTGCTCGGCCCCCATCTCCCCCAGGATGGTGCGCGAGTCGATCTTGCTGGTCACCTGGAACGAGATCCGGGTCGGGAAATTCGCCTTGATCGTCCCGGTGATCACGTCCACCGACGGACGTTGCGTCGCCATGATCAGGTGGATGCCCGCGGCGCGGGCCATCTGCGCCAGGCGCTGGATCGCCCCCTCGATGTCCTTGCCGGCCACCATCATCAGGTCGGCCATCTCGTCGACGATCACCACGATGTAAGGCAGCGCCCCGAGGTCCATCACCTCGTCCTCGTACACCGCCTCGCCGGTCTCCCGGTCGAAGCCCGTCTGCACGGTGCGGGTGATCACCTCGCCCCGCTCGCGCGCCTCCGCCACCCGGGCGTTGAACCCGTCGATGTTGCGCACGCCGAGCTTCGACATCTTCTTGTAGCGTTCCTCCATCTCGCGCACGGCCCATTTCAGGGCGATCACCGCCTTCTTGGGGTCGGTGACCACCGGCGAGAGCAGGTGCGGGATGCCGTCGTAGACGGACAGCTCCAGCATCTTGGGATCGACCATGATCAGGCGGCACTCCTCGGGTTTCATGCGGTAGAGCAGCGAGAGGATCATGGTGTTGATGGCCACCGACTTGCCCGAGCCGGTGGTGCCGGCGACGAGCAGGTGGGGCATGCGGGCGAGGTCGGCGATGATGGCCTCGCCGCCGATGTTCTTGCCCAGGCAGAGGGCGAGCTTCTGCTTGGTTTCGGCGAAGGCCGGCGAGGCGAGGAGTTCGCGCAGGAAGACGGTCTCGCGCTTGATGTTGGGCAGTTCGATGCCGATGGCGTTGCGGCCCTGGACCACGGCGACGCGGGCGGAGACGGCGGACATCGAGCGGGCGATGTCGTCGGCGAGCGAGATCACGCGCGAGGACTTGGTGCCCGGGGCCGGTTCGAGTTCGTACAGGGTGACGACGGGTCCGGGCCGCACGGCCAGGATCTCCCCCCGCACCCCGAAATCCTCGAGGGTCGATTCGAGCAGCGTCGCGTTCTGCTCCAGCGCATCGGTCGAGACGGCGGCGCTGGGGGAGGGGCCGCGCGGCTCGGCGAGGAGCGCGAGCGCGGGCATCTCGTAGGCATCCGCGGGCGCGGCGGCCGGCGGGGCCCGGCGCGAGGCGAGCGGCGGCGGCGGGGGCGCGACCCGGCTGATGGGCGCGGGCACGGTCTCGGCCTCCATCGGAGCGGCGGGCGGCGCCTTGCGGGCCTTAAGCCTCACATCGTCGAAGACCGGCTCGCGGCGGCCGGTCTCCGCGGGCGCGTCGTCCCAGAGGGCATCGTCGCTCTCCGCGAAGGCGCGCCGGGCCGCGAGGGCCGGGGAGGCGTCATCGGTGACCGCGGGGGCGGGTCCGAGCCGCGACTCGCGCCATGACACGATCCGCTGCGCCACGTGGTCGCGCGCGCTCAGCGCCAGATGGGCCAGGGTGTCGAGGCTCGCGATCCCGAGGCCCGGGCCGTCGTCGTCCGGGGCGCGGTCAGCCGGGCGGCGGCTGCGCGTCGGCGTCCGGGTCGGTGCCGAGAGATAGAGCTCGGCCTCGTCGTCCTCCTCGTCGTCGGCATCGGCGAGGCTGCAGGCCGCGGTGAGGCAGATCACGGCGGCAGCCGCATAGGCGAAGCCCGCGATGGCGCCCACCGGTCCCAGAACCGCCTTCGCGGCGCCGAGCAGCGCATCGCCCGCGACGCCGCCGAGCCCGGTCGGCAGGGGCCAGCGGGCGGTCGGCGGCAGGGCGCTCGCCACCGCGCTCGCCGCCGCCGCGCCGACGAGCCACAGGCCGATCCGGGCCCGCAGGCGGCCGAGCCGGTGCGTGCGCAGGATCTGGACGCCCCAGACGGCGAGCGGCAGCGCGAACGCCAGCGCCCCGAAGCCAATGAGCTGCATGCCGAGATCCGAGACGATGGCCCCGCCCGAGCCCAGCAGGTTGCGGGCGGGCCGGCTGGTCGCGTGGTTGAGGCTCGGATCCTCGATCGACCAGGTCGCCAGGGCGAGGGTGAAGGCCACCGACCCGAGCAGGAGGGCGAGCCCTGCCAGCTCGGTCATGCGCCGCTTCAGGAACGAGCGGAGCGTGTCGACGAGTGCATCGTAGGGCGATGCCGAGCGGCGAAGCGAACGCATGCGGAAGCGAACCGGGTACGCGGAACCTTCCACAACCTAAGGCTGGCGAGGTTAATGCCCGTTTAAGACTAACGTCGGCGAGACGCTTTGAGAATCAAGGATTTGGCGCGTTCGCGGGCGGTCCTGCAACGCGGGAGGCCCGATCCGGCGCGGCCGGTCCGAAGCCTGACAGAGGCGAGCCCCGGCCCTTGCGGGCCGGGGCTCGTTCGCAGCGATCGAGGAACGGCCGCCCCGAGGGCGGCCGCTCGGATCAGTAATTGTAGGCGCGCTCGCCGTGATCCGCGAGGTCCAGACCCTCGCGCTCCTCCTCCTGCGTGACACGCAGGCCGACCAGGAGGTCGACGACCTTGTAGAGGATCGCCGAGCCGATGCCCGACCACAGAATGGTGAAGCCGACCGCCTTGGCCTGCGCCAGGAAGGCAGGGCCGAACTCGTAGGCGGCCGCGACCAGCTCGCCGGGCTTGGTGGCGTAGTCGGGCGCGCCGGTGCCGCCGAGGGCCGGGTTGACCAGGATGCCGGTCGCGAGCGCGCCGATGATCCCGCCGATGCAGTGCACGCCGAAGACGTCGAGCGAGTCGTCGTAGCCGATGGCGTTCTTCACCGCCGAGCACATGACGAAGCAGACGGCGCCCGCGACGAGGCCGAGCACGATCGAGCCCATCGGGCCGGCGAAGCCGCAGGCCGGGGTCACGGCGACGAGACCGGCGACGGCGCCCGACAGCATGCCGAGGAGCGAGGGCTTGCCCTTGGCGGCCCATTCCACGAAGAGCCAGGACAGGCCCGCCGCGCAGGTCGCCACGAAGGTGTTGATCATCGCGAGCGCGGCGTTGCCGTTCGCCTCGAGATTCGAGCCGGCGTTGAAGCCGAACCAGCCCACCCACAGGAGCGAAGCGCCGATCAGGGTCATGGTCAGCGAGTGCGGGGCGAGGAGGTCGCGGCCGTAGCCGATGCGCTTGCCGATCAGCAGGCAACCGACGAGGCCCGCGATGCCGGCATTGATGTGCACCACGGTGCCGCCCGCGAAGTCGAGGGCGCCCCACTTGAAGAGCATGCCCGCATCGGCGTTGACGGCGTCGAGCGCGTCCTGGGCGGTCTTCTTGGTGGCCTCGTCGGTGGCCGCAGCGAGCGCCTTGGCGGCGTTGCCGACCGCGTCCGGGCCGCTCCAGTACCAGACCATGTGCGCCATCGGGAAGTAGATGAAGGTGACCCACAGCGCGATGAACAGCATCAGGGCCGAGAACTTCATCCGCTCCGCGAAGGCGCCGACGATCAGCGCGGGCGTGATCATCGCGAAGGTCATCTGGAAGCAGATGTAGACGTATTCGGGGATGACGACGCCGTTCGAGAAGGTGGCCGCCGTGGAGCTGGGATCGACGCCCTTCAGGAAGGCCTTCGAGAAGCCACCCACGACGTCGTTGAGGCCGCCGCCATTGGTGAAGGCGAGGCTGTAGCCGTAGAAGACCCAGAGGATGCCGACGAGGCTGACGATCGCGAAGACCTGGGTCAGCAGCGACAGCATGTTCTTGGTGCGCACGAGGCCGCCGTAGAAGAGCGCCAGGCCCGGCACCGACATCAGCAGCACCAGGGCGGTGGAGATCAGCATCCAGGCGGTATCGCCCTTGTTGGGCACCGGCGCCGCGGCCGCGGCCGGCGCGGCCTCGGGGGTCGGCGTCTGCGCCAGCGACGGCTCCACCAGGAGGAGCGCCAGGGCGGCGCCTCCCAGGCCGAGAGCCAGGAGGTTGCGAAGCTTCATGAAACGGAACTCCCGATCGACATCGTCATGAAACGGGTCAGGTTACGAAGGCCGCCGCGCCGGACGGGGCGGGTCACAGCGCGTCGACGTCGGTCTCGCCGGTGCGGATCCGGACCGCCTTCTCGAGCGGCAGGACGAAGATCTTGCCGTCGCCGATCTGGCCGGTGCGGGCCGCCGCCGCGATCGTGTCGATGACGTTGCCGACCAGATCGACCGCCACCGCCACCTCGATCTTCAGCTTGGGGAGGAAGCTCACCGCGTACTCGGCTCCGCGGTAGATCTCCGTATGGCCCTTCTGCCGTCCGTAACCTTTGACTTCGGTCACGGTCAGGCCGTGCACGCCGATGCTGGTGAGTGCGTCGCGCACTTCCTCCAGCTTGAACGGCTTGATGATGGCCATGACGATCTTCATGGGTCGTGCCCCCTTTCCGATTGGCACCCGGTGCCCGCGCCTTCAGGCCCGGCCGGCAGCTGCCGTGGGACCACACCCTCAGCGTGCCCCCGGTCGCGCCCGGCATATCAAGGAACGTGCCAGCATCTTCGGCGGGGCTTACGGACAAGCTGCCCGGTAGCTGCCCGGTTCTTGGGCCGATTGCGGAGATTGAAGCCGCCTCGGCCGGCAGATCGGATTAAAAATTGGGCATTTGACAATAAAGTCATCAAATCCGGCGCCGACGGGCCAGGATCAGCCGGGGCCCGGCGCCTCCTCCCGCACCGGGCGGATCATGCCCTCCTGGGCCACGGAGGCCACGAGGGTGCCGTCGCGGGTGAAGATCAATCCGCGGGAGAAGCCGCAGGCGCCCGATGCGCTCGGGCTGTCCTGGGCATAGAGCAGCCACTCGTCCGCCCGGAACGGCCGGTGGAACCAGAGGGCGTGGTCGAGGCTGGCAGGCTGGATCGTGCGCTCGAAGACGGTCCGCCCATGCGCCACCAGGGCGGTGTCGAGGAGCGTCATGTCGGAGGCATAGGCGAGCACGCTCTGGTGCACCGCCGGGTCGTCCGGCAGCGCTGCGGTGGCGCGGATCCAGACGTGGAAGCGCGGCGCGCGGGGCTCTGGGTAAGCGTAGCGCTCGAATTCCACGGGGCGCAGCTCGATCGGGCGCTCGCGCTCGAAATAGGCCCGCACGGGTTCGGGCATGCGGGGCATGATCGAGTCCCTGAGGCGGCTGTCGTCGGCGAGCGCCTCCGGCATCGGCACGTCGGGCATCGGCAGCTGGTGGTCGAAGCCCGGCTCCTCCAGGTGGAAGGAGGCCGACATGGAGAAGATCGGCCGCCCGTGCTGGATCGCGTTGACGCGGCGCGTGGTGAAGCTGCGCCCGTCGCGGATGCGGTCGACCTCGTAGATGATCGGCACGCGCGGGTCGCCGCCGAGCAGGAAATAGGCGTGGAGCGAGTGGGGCCGGCGCTCGGCCGGCACGGTCCGTGTCGCGGCGACGAGGGCCTGCCCGATCACCTGGCCGCCAAAGACGCGCTGCCAGCGGTCCTTCGGCGAGCGCCCGCGGAAGAGGTTCTGCTCCAGCTGCTCCAGATCGAGGATGTCGAGGAGTTCGTCGACCGCGCGCGTCATCGGCTGTTCCGCTCCGGAGCCTGGATCCGCCCGGCCGGGCGGCAAGCGGGTCGATCTGGCGCGGGGGCGCCCGTGCCGTCAAGCGGCGGCTCCTTACGCTTCGTGCTATGGCGGAATGTCGGCAGGGAGGGCGGCGGTATGGCGGCACAGGCTCGGCCTCATCGGGAGATCATCGTGGCGGGGGGCGGGCTGCCCGGCCTCTCGCTGGCCCTGGCGCTGCGCCGCTCGCTCGGCGACATGGTCCGGGTCACGGTCTGCGACCCGGCCTTCGCACAGGCCTCCGGGCAGGCCTCCGGGCGGGCCTCAGGCCCGGCCGGCCGGCCGGACCTGCGCGCCTACGCGGTGGCGGCGGGCGGGCGGCGGATGCTGGAGCGGCTCGGGGTCTGGCCGGCCGTGGCGGCGGGCGCGCAGCCGATCCGCGAGATGGTCATCACCGACAGCCGGCTCTCCGATCCGGTGCGGCCGGTCTTCCTCACCTTCGCGGGCGAGGTGGCGGAGGGCGAGCCCTTCGCGCATATGGTCGAGGGCGGCGGCCTGCTCGCGGCCCTGCGGGAGGCGGCAGCCGCCTCCGGCGCGATCCTCGATCCCGTGCCGGTGAAGGCGGCACACCCCGAAGGCGGCGCCATCACGGCGCGTCTTGCCGACGGGCGGAGCTTGCACGCGAGCCTCGTCGTCGCGGCGGACGGCGCGCGCTCGCGCCTGCGCGAGGCGGCGGGGATCAGCTGGATCGGCTGGTCCTATCCGCAATCGGGCATCGTCGCGACGGTATCGCACGAGCGCGACCACGAGGGGCGGGCGATCGAGCATTTCCTGCCCTCCGGCCCCTTCGCGGTGCTGCCGCTCTCGCCCGGCGGCTCCCTCGGCCATCGCTCCTCGATCGTCTGGACCGAGCGCCAGACAGAGGTGCCGACGCTGCTCGGCGGCGGTCCGGAGGAGGCGCTGCGCGAGGTCGAGCGCCGCTTCGGCCTGACGCTCGGCCCGCTCGCGCTCGAGACCGAACTCGCCGCCTATCCGCTCTCCTTCGGCATCGCCCGGCGCTTCTCCGCCCCGCGCCTCGCGCTGCTCGGCGACGCGGCGCATGTCATCCACCCGATCGCCGGCCAGGGCCTCAATCTCGCCCTCAAGAGCGCCGCGGCTTTGGCCGAGGTGCTGACCGACGCGATGCGGCTCGGCCTTGACCCGGGCGGCCCGGACGCGCTCCGGGCCTACGAGCGCAGCCGGCTTGCCGACACGCTGGCGATGGGGGCCGCCACCGACGGGCTCAACCGCCTCTTTTCCAACGACGCCCTGCCGATCCGCCTCATGCGCGATTTCGGCCTCGGTCTGGTGGACCGGATGCCGGCGCTCAAACGCTTCTTCATTCAGGAGGCGGCGGGCCTACGCGGCGTGCAGCCGCGGCTGATGCGTGGCGAGGCGCTTTGAGGCCTGGGCCTTGATGTCGGCGCAGAGGATGGCGGCGGCGAGATAGCCGGTGAGCGAGACGGCGATGCGGTCAGGGTGGATCGGCTGTTCGAAATGGGCGCTGACGCTCATTCGCTTCTCCCGATTCGGTGCCGGCCGATGAGACGCCAATCCGGCGCGGGCGTGAAGCCTGTCCCGGGTCACGGTTTCTCGATCGGATTCCCCGGCGGAACCGGGTCGACGACATCTATCCCACCCGCAGCCTCATCCTGAGCAATCATGAGATTGAGGGCCGGGGTTGGCTGCCCCAGGCGGGAACGCTCGGACAGCATGGTTTTGCTCAGATGGGCGCGATGATCCGGTCTCCGCCTCTGTCCCGCTCCCTCTTTGCCGGATCTCCTTCCGCTGCCGCTGCATGCGCCCGGGACAGGGAGGAGCGGACGTCCTCGCGTGGGCCGCCTGGGCTGACGCGGTCTCAATCGAACCTGACATGCGTGGAAGCGGCCACGCCCCTCAGGCTGAGATGTTGGCGATCAGAGATCGCACGGCCTCGTAGGAGGGCTCCAGAGAGCGCTGTGATTCCTGGAGCCGTCCTTCGAGGCTCCTTCGGAGCAGCTCAGGATAAGGCCGCGGGCGGGATGGAGCCGGAGGCTGCAGATGCCTGGTTCAGGGGAGGGCGGCGCCCCGGCCCGCGAGACCGATGCGGCATCCGCCCCCTATTCCGGCAGCCCCGCCAGCGTCTCCACGAGGCGCGGATCGTGCAGCGCGGCCATCCGCTCCTTCGGGGTCAGCCACGCGGCGGCTTCCGCGGCGCTCACGGCCTCCGCGAGCTTCGCCTCGGCCAGCGTCCGGTCCGGGTCGATCCGACCCCGCGGCCGGGCCGAGGGCGGCGGCAGCATGGCGAGATGGCCTTCGCGCAGGGCGGGATCGGCATGGAGCGCGCCGATCGCGTCCGCGTCGTCGAAGCCCCGCGCGGCATTCTCGGCCTCGAGGGCCTTGGCGCGCAGCGCGATCGGCGGCGGCACCCGCTCCTCGGGCGTCATCAGCAGGCCGAGGCGCTTGAGGGCGAGGCCCCAGGCGAGCTGACCGCTCGCCCAGGAGATCGGGATGGCGAGCACGAGGCCGAGGATGGTCGGCGACATCCAGAGGAACAGCGAGGTCGCGATCGCGAAAGCCGCCGCCCCGGTAACGAGGCCCAGGATCGCGTGCCAGCGGTGGCGGCGCACGATGTCGCGGAACGGGATCGAGCCGTCGTCGCGCCGCTGCGGGTTCCAGCCGGTGTCGCGCCCGAGCAGGATCTGCAGCACCGAGCCCGACTGGATCAGCATGGCGATCGGGGCGATCAGCGCCGAGAGCAGCGTCTCGATCAGGGCCGAGAGGACGAGGCGCATGGCGCCCCCGCTCGCGCGCCGCACCGCGCCGTCGAGGAGCCCGAGGATCAGGCCGAACAGCTTCGGGGCGAGCAGGATCCCCATGGTGAGCCCGAAGAGCTGGAGCGCGCGCACCGGATCGAAGCGCGGCCAGATCGGGTAGAGCCGGAACTCGCTCGGGAAGTATTCCGGACGGATATAGGCGGTCTGGAGGACGAGGGCGACGCCGACCACGAGCTGCGCCGCCCAGAGCGGCGAGGCGACGTAGCTCGCGATGCCGGTGGCGAAGTGCTGGCGCGAGGGGAGCCGAAGGCCCGCGGTGCCGATGACGCGGGCGTGCTGCAGGTTCCCCTGCGCCCAGCGCCGGTCGCGGATGGCGATGTCGATGAGGGAG
Encoded here:
- a CDS encoding type 1 glutamine amidotransferase domain-containing protein: MPDIRQAKILIMATDGFEQSELEVPKAKLSEAGATVTVAAPKSRRSGDSIRGWDKTDWGRPVKVDADIESVDPSAYDALVLPGGQINPDKLRLEPKALEILRGFLASGKVVAAICHAPWLLVEVGAAKGRRMTSYASIKTDVINAGADWRDEAVVTDQGIITSRNPGDLDAFSAKIIEEVQEGRHGRAAA
- a CDS encoding FtsK/SpoIIIE family DNA translocase — encoded protein: MRSLRRSASPYDALVDTLRSFLKRRMTELAGLALLLGSVAFTLALATWSIEDPSLNHATSRPARNLLGSGGAIVSDLGMQLIGFGALAFALPLAVWGVQILRTHRLGRLRARIGLWLVGAAAASAVASALPPTARWPLPTGLGGVAGDALLGAAKAVLGPVGAIAGFAYAAAAVICLTAACSLADADDEEDDEAELYLSAPTRTPTRSRRPADRAPDDDGPGLGIASLDTLAHLALSARDHVAQRIVSWRESRLGPAPAVTDDASPALAARRAFAESDDALWDDAPAETGRREPVFDDVRLKARKAPPAAPMEAETVPAPISRVAPPPPPLASRRAPPAAAPADAYEMPALALLAEPRGPSPSAAVSTDALEQNATLLESTLEDFGVRGEILAVRPGPVVTLYELEPAPGTKSSRVISLADDIARSMSAVSARVAVVQGRNAIGIELPNIKRETVFLRELLASPAFAETKQKLALCLGKNIGGEAIIADLARMPHLLVAGTTGSGKSVAINTMILSLLYRMKPEECRLIMVDPKMLELSVYDGIPHLLSPVVTDPKKAVIALKWAVREMEERYKKMSKLGVRNIDGFNARVAEARERGEVITRTVQTGFDRETGEAVYEDEVMDLGALPYIVVIVDEMADLMMVAGKDIEGAIQRLAQMARAAGIHLIMATQRPSVDVITGTIKANFPTRISFQVTSKIDSRTILGEMGAEQLLGQGDMLFMAGGGRTTRVHGPFVSDDEVEAVVAHLKRQGRPAYLDAITAEEGEEGAAEPDSAVFDQGSFGEPGGDLYDQAVAVVLRDKKASTSYIQRRLQIGYNRAASLMERMEREGIVGPANHAGKREILVEPEGQDA
- a CDS encoding ammonium transporter — protein: MKLRNLLALGLGGAALALLLVEPSLAQTPTPEAAPAAAAAPVPNKGDTAWMLISTALVLLMSVPGLALFYGGLVRTKNMLSLLTQVFAIVSLVGILWVFYGYSLAFTNGGGLNDVVGGFSKAFLKGVDPSSTAATFSNGVVIPEYVYICFQMTFAMITPALIVGAFAERMKFSALMLFIALWVTFIYFPMAHMVWYWSGPDAVGNAAKALAAATDEATKKTAQDALDAVNADAGMLFKWGALDFAGGTVVHINAGIAGLVGCLLIGKRIGYGRDLLAPHSLTMTLIGASLLWVGWFGFNAGSNLEANGNAALAMINTFVATCAAGLSWLFVEWAAKGKPSLLGMLSGAVAGLVAVTPACGFAGPMGSIVLGLVAGAVCFVMCSAVKNAIGYDDSLDVFGVHCIGGIIGALATGILVNPALGGTGAPDYATKPGELVAAAYEFGPAFLAQAKAVGFTILWSGIGSAILYKVVDLLVGLRVTQEEEREGLDLADHGERAYNY
- a CDS encoding P-II family nitrogen regulator; this translates as MKIVMAIIKPFKLEEVRDALTSIGVHGLTVTEVKGYGRQKGHTEIYRGAEYAVSFLPKLKIEVAVAVDLVGNVIDTIAAAARTGQIGDGKIFVLPLEKAVRIRTGETDVDAL
- the tesB gene encoding acyl-CoA thioesterase II — encoded protein: MTRAVDELLDILDLEQLEQNLFRGRSPKDRWQRVFGGQVIGQALVAATRTVPAERRPHSLHAYFLLGGDPRVPIIYEVDRIRDGRSFTTRRVNAIQHGRPIFSMSASFHLEEPGFDHQLPMPDVPMPEALADDSRLRDSIMPRMPEPVRAYFERERPIELRPVEFERYAYPEPRAPRFHVWIRATAALPDDPAVHQSVLAYASDMTLLDTALVAHGRTVFERTIQPASLDHALWFHRPFRADEWLLYAQDSPSASGACGFSRGLIFTRDGTLVASVAQEGMIRPVREEAPGPG
- a CDS encoding FAD-dependent monooxygenase, with amino-acid sequence MAAQARPHREIIVAGGGLPGLSLALALRRSLGDMVRVTVCDPAFAQASGQASGRASGPAGRPDLRAYAVAAGGRRMLERLGVWPAVAAGAQPIREMVITDSRLSDPVRPVFLTFAGEVAEGEPFAHMVEGGGLLAALREAAAASGAILDPVPVKAAHPEGGAITARLADGRSLHASLVVAADGARSRLREAAGISWIGWSYPQSGIVATVSHERDHEGRAIEHFLPSGPFAVLPLSPGGSLGHRSSIVWTERQTEVPTLLGGGPEEALREVERRFGLTLGPLALETELAAYPLSFGIARRFSAPRLALLGDAAHVIHPIAGQGLNLALKSAAALAEVLTDAMRLGLDPGGPDALRAYERSRLADTLAMGAATDGLNRLFSNDALPIRLMRDFGLGLVDRMPALKRFFIQEAAGLRGVQPRLMRGEAL